One Spinacia oleracea cultivar Varoflay chromosome 4, BTI_SOV_V1, whole genome shotgun sequence DNA segment encodes these proteins:
- the LOC130459675 gene encoding uncharacterized protein produces the protein MAALCRLIPLRFRVFSRTYSTFTLEGIGGSLRHFSDQKVLKIEDEVIEDEVKKIRRELDAAKESFLRIPHALKSMPKMNLEDFDLTCIVVDPSAILAAIVTALKSDQSPTYSQITWMSFTDLRNTWSDFPRQYTEEYEQCIETILSANKGRFFKSAGDIVEVRFAQTVMVVTCEWAWWLRQHICIRESMFYQWSNQWIAL, from the exons atggctGCCTTATGCAGGCTCATTCCCTTACGCTTCCGTGTTTTCTCTCGGACTTACAGTACCTTTACCCTTGAAG GAATTGGAGGGAGTTTGCGGCATTTCAGTGACCAGAAAGTGCTGAAGATCGAGGACGAGGTGATCGAGGATGAGGTCAAGAAAATTCGGCGTGAATTAGATGCTGCCAAGGAGAGTTTCCTTAGAATTCCACATGCTCTTAAGTCTATGCCTAAGATGAATCTTGAGG ATTTTGACTTGACTTGCATAGTCGTTGATCCGTCTGCAATATTAGCTGCAATTGTAACAGCTCTGAAGTCTGATCAAAGTCCAACTTACAGTCAAATTACTTGGATGTCATTTACTGATTTGAGAAATACATGGAGTGATTTCCCAAGGCAGTACACAGAGGAATACGAGCAATGTATCGAGACTATTCTATCAGCGAATAAAG GAAGATTTTTCAAGAGTGCAGGAGATATCGTAGAAGTAAGATTTGCTCAGACCGTAATGGTTGTAACCTGCGAATGGGCATGGTGGCTGAGGCAACATATCTGCATAAGAGAGTCCATGTTCTATCAATGGTCCAATCAATGGATAGCATTGTGA